CCACAAAGCCTTTCATGTCGGTGGTGCCGCGGCCATAGAGCTTGCCGTCGCGTTCGACCAGCTTGAACGGATCATGGCTCCAGTCCTGGCCGATAACAGGCACGACGTCGGTATGGCCTGACAGCACGAAGCCGGGGCGATCCTCGGGCCCGATCGTCACCCACAGCGAGGATTTTTGCCCGGTCTCGTCGATCATGCGCTCGCCCTTGATACCGAGGAAGGCGAGATAGCTCTCGATGTGGGCGATCAGGGGCAAATTGGTGCGATCGCTGATCGTGTCGAAGCCGACGAGGTCGGCAAGCAGGTGGCGGATGCGATCGGGTCTGGAGCTCGGGAAGATCGGGTTCGGCATTGTCTTTTCTTGTCGGGGATTGCGGAGGCTGAAGTTGGTTGCATGAACCATACCAACGTGGTGGGTAGTCGGGCAAATCAAGATCGCAACCGTCATTCCGGGACGATGCGGAGCATCGATCCCGGAATCCATCGGGCCGCATCACGCGCGGCGAAATGGATTCCGGGTTCGCGCCTTCGTCGCGCCCCGGAATGACGAGGGAGAGCTGCATCTCGTGTTGCCCGTCGGGCAAAACACCCCAATGCTCGGTCAACCCGCGATCTCAAATATATTCCGCTTTACCGAAATTCGGAAATCGCGTATGTGTCGCCGCAACCCGGCCCAAGGAAGAGGGGCGTATCGCGATCGTCACGAACGTGGGCTGGGCGGCGGTGGGCGTGGACCACATCGGCGCGAAAAGCTTCGCAGGGCGGGCAACCGTGAGCGAGGGCCTCGCGCCAACGACAGGTGCGGTTCACGTACGGCAAAATCGTGTGGTCCTGACGCCCGGGGTCTGTGCGTCAAGTCTTGCGGTGATGTGTGCTGTCCAACCGGGCACGCGCATCAGTCATCCGCACGGTGACGGGGGCAATAGTGCATCGCTCCCCGGGGAGATCACGACATAAGCCGTAAAACCACTGCGCAGGGAAGGCCGGGATGTCTCCGGTTGCCCTGTTACCCGCTGTGCATCGTAGCGCAATCTACTCATGGCATAGCGGTCAATGGGAGCCAGCCGGCTCCCGGTCTTCCCTGCGCCCTCTTTCACTGGGGGTGATGAGATGCAGCAAAGCTCGGGCGGAAGATGCCGCGAGGATGCGAAGGCGTGTCTGCGATGAAGATGCAAATTGAAAGAGCGACGCCGTCACCCCACACTCCGTCATTGCGAGGAGCCCTTGCGACGAAGCAATCCAGAGTCCCTCCGCAGAGAAGATTCTGGATTGCTTCGCTGCGCTCGCAATGACGGCGTTGCAACAGGTGTGCACGAAAACTCAGGTCCCGTGCCCCGGACGCGGCGCAGCGCTTCTTCAGCGGTGCGCTGCTGAGCCGGGGCCCATGCTTGAGGCACTCTGGGTCCCGGCTCTGCGCAGCAACGCTTGCGCGTTGCAGCGCGTCCGGGACACGAGAGGGTTAAACCGGCTTGCCCGTATACGGCATCGAGGCCGTCAGACCACCATCCACCGGGAATGCCTGCCCATTCACATACGATGCTTCGTCGCTCGCCAAGAACAATCCCATGGCGGCGAGCTCGTGCGGCTGGCCGGGGCGCTTCAGCGGATTGAGCTGGCCGATCTTGTCCTGGGTGCCGCGCTCCTTGGCGCGGTCGAAGATCGGCTTGGTCATGCCGGTTTCGATCAGGCCGGGGCACACCGCATTGATGCGCACGCCGGTGCCGGTGAGTGAATAGGCGGTGGTCTGCACCAGGCTGATGACGCCGGCCTTGCTCGCCGCGTAGGGATGTCCGCTGGCGCCGGCCTTGAGGCCTGCCACGGACGCCGTGAGCACGATCGCGCCGGACTGCTGCTTCACCATGTGCGGCATCGCGTACTTCACCGCGAGGAACGGCCCGATCAGGTTGACGCGCAAAATCTCTTGCCAGTGCTCCACCGTTTGCTCGGCAAGCGGGACGAGCCCGCCCGAGACTCCAGCATTGGCCCAGATCACGTCGAGCCTTCCGTGCGTCTTCACGGCCTTGTCGATCACCGCGATGACGTCCTTTTCGGAGCCGGCATCGGCGACCATGGCTTCGGCGATGCCGCCGGCCTTCTTCACCTCGTCGACCGTCTCCTTGACGGCCTCGGTGCGATCGACCGCGATCAGCTTTGCGCCTTCCTTGGTGAAGAGGAGTGCGGCGGCGCGGCCGATGCCGCTGCCGGCGCCGGTAATGATGACGGATTTGCCTTGCAGGCGGCCCATGCGCTTCTCCCTGGGTTCGCGCGCGACGCTTGCCGCGCGACGGAATTTCAAACAGAATTTGAAACGGTAAAGTGTCTTGAGACACGTTCACTCCTGACGTACAGCGACATCACACGGGATGGAAGAGCTTCGATGGCAGCCGCAGACAAGCCGAAAGTGGTCACGACACGCTGGTGGTGGGTTCGTCACGCGCCGGTGCGCAATGACGGTGGCAACATCTACGGGCAGAGCGATATCGCCTGCGACACCAGCGACACCTACGTGTTCAATGCTGTTGCCAAGGTGCTGCCACGCAGTGCGGTCTGGTATTCGAGCAATCTCATGCGCACGCACCAGACCGCGGAGGCGATCTGGGAGGCGGGCTACCCGCGGCCCGCATCGATGAAGTGGGAAGCGGACCTCGCCGAGCAAAATCTCGGCCGCTGGCAGGGCATGAATCGCGCCGAGTTCATCGCAAGCCGTCCCGTCGGCACGAGCTGGTTCGCCGACATCAACGAGCCGGCACCCGGCGGCGAGAGCTTCATGGATCTCTACAACCGCACGCGCCGTACCGTCGAGCGCATCAACAATGAGGCGGCTGGCCAGGACGTCATCGCGGTCGCCCATGGCGGCACCATCAAGGCGGCGATCGGTCTGGCGCTCGAGGGCCAGGTGGAGCGGGCGCTGGCGTTCGACATCGACAATGTGTCGATCACGCGGCTTGATTATTTCTCAAGCCCCGAACGCTCGGTCTGGCGGTTGCCGATGGTGAACCAGCAGCCGTGGATCGCGGACGACGCGCATGCGGAGATGCACCAGCCGGCGGGGCCGGAAGTGAAGAAGCTCGCCTGACACCGCTGTCCGCGCGAGCAGACGCGGCGTAGACTTCAGGCCAAATCAAATCGTACCTTGGGAGGAAAGCATGACCTTGTTCGACATGAAGGGGAAAGTCGCCGTCATCACCGGCTCGACGCGCGGCATCGGGCTTGCGATCGCCGAGCGCATGGCCGAGCACGGCGCCAAGGTCGTGATCTCATCGCGTAAGGCCGATGTCTGCGAGCAGGTCGCCAAGGACATCAACGACAAGCTCGGCAAGGGCACCGCGGTCGCGATCGCGGCCAACATCTCGTCAAAAGAGAATCTGCAAAACCTCGTCGACGAGAGCAACCGCGCCTTCGGCAAGATCGACGTGCTGGTCTGCAACGCCGCCTCGAACCCGTATTACGGCCCGCTCGCCGGCATCTCCGACGATCAGTTCCGCAAGATCCTCGACAACAACATCGTCGCCAACAACTGGCTGATCTCGATGGTGGTGCCGCAGATGATCGAGCGCAAGGACGGGTCAGTCATCATCGTGTCCTCGATCGGTGGCCTCAAGGGCTCGACCATCCTCGGCGCCTACGCGATCTCCAAGGCCGCCGACATGCAGCTCGCGCGCAACCTCGCTTGCGAATACGGCAAGCACAACATCCGCGTGAACTGCATCGCGCCCGGCCTGATCAAGACCGATTTCGCCAAGGCGCTGTGGGACAATCCGGAGAATTTGAAAGCCTCGACCTCGCGCTCGCCGCTCCTGCGCATCGGCATCCCCGACGAAATCGCGGGCGCCGCGGTGTTCCTGGGCTCCAAGGCCGGCGACTTCATGACCGGCCAGACCATGGTCATCGACGGCGGCGCGACGATCAGTTGAGACGTCGCGCGGGAGAGGGCACGTGGCCCACCCAACAACAGGTGTCATCGCCCGCGAAGGCGGGCGATCCAGTACTCCGCGGCGGAAGTTTGTTCACACAACTGCGGCCGCGGAGTACTGGATGCCCCGCCGGAGCCTGTCATCGGGCTCGCCGAAGGCGAGACCCGGTGGCGGGGCATGACAGTGAGGGTGGAGATGCTCCGTCCCGTCACTCCACCGCCGCGTAAACCAGATCCCGCACCAAGGTCCTTGTAAAATCACGCTGTCCCGGGCCCTGGCTCATGAACACCGTGAGCAGATCCTCCTTCGGATCGACCCAGAAGAACGTCCCCCCGATGCCGCTCCAGAAATACTGGCCGACGCTGCCGGGGAAGGGCGCGATGCCGGCCTCGCGGCGGACGGCGAAGCCGAGGCCGAAGCCGTGGCCGGGCGACAGCAGCGTGCCGTTGGTGACGACGTGCGGCCCAAGATGATCTGACGCCATCAGCTCCAGGGTCTTGCGGCCGATGATCCTGTTGCCATCGAGCGTGCCGCCATTGCGCAGCATCAGCGCGAAGCGGGCATAGTCCATCGTGGTGGAGACCAGGCCGCCGCCGCCGGATTCCATGACCGGCTGCTCGAGCATGTTGAAGAGGGCGACCTTGTCGCCGGTCCAGGGATCGGCCGCGAACGCCTCGGCGAGCCGGCCAGCATTGGTCTCAGCGGTCGAGAAGCCGGTCTCGGTCATCTGAAGCGGCGCGAGGATGCGCTCGGCGAGGTACGCGCCGAGCGACTTGCCGCTGATGATTTCGATGATGCGGCCGAGAATATCGGTGGAGCGGCTGTAGTTGAACTCGTCGCCGGGATGACAGACGAGGGGGAAGCTCGCCACCAGCGCGGCGTGCTCGGCATTGGTGATCTTGCGGCTGCGGACGCGGGATTCCTGGTAGAGCTTGTGCACGGGGCCGTCGCCTTGGTGCTCGTAGGTCAGGCCCGAGGTGTGGCGGAGCAGGTCCTGCACCATCATCGGCCGCCTCGGCGGAACCAGTTCCAGCTTGCCGCCGCTGACGACGCCGACCTTCTGATTAGCGAACTCCGGAATGAACTTAGCGACGGGATCGCTGAGGAGGAGGTGACCGTCCTCGACCAGCATCATGATGCCGACGGAGACGATCGGCTTGGTCATCGAGAAGATGCGGAAGATCGAATCAAGCGCCATCGGCGCGGACCCCGCCGGGCTCTGCTTGCCGAGCGCCTCGAACCATCCGACCTGGCCGCCTCTCGCCACCAGCACGGTCACGCCCGGAACGGTTCCCTTGTCGATCTCGCGCTTGAACGCATCCGACATGGCCTGGAGGCGGGGCCGCGACAGGCCCAGCGTCTCGGGCTTGGCCTCGGGGAGAGGCGGGGTTTTCGGCGCAGTCGAGGGGCGGGCGGCGGCTGTCGCGGTCATGTTCACTCCCGAGGGCACATTATTGTCGGGAGCGGACTGTGGCCCAGAAGGCGAGGCACAAACAAGCGAAGCCAGCGCGCTTCACCCTTGCAAACCAGCCGCCCCCTGTGCTTGAAAGCGCCCCTGATCCGCGTGGCGACGCGAGGGTCCGTAGGAGTGTAGCTCAATTGGTAGAGCACCGGTCTCCAAAACCGGGGGTCGCAGGTTCGAGCCCTGCCACTCCTGCCACTCCTGCCAGTCCATCCAGGTAATCAGGATCGAGGCAGGTCGGGTAACTCATTGATCCGGATCAGGTCTGCGCGCGGTTGCCGCGGGCATCCGGGCTCCGCCACACCTTGACCTTTGGCCCCATCCGCAGTAGATACCCGGCACTCGCAGCCGGCCCGTTGAGATGCGGATATCCGGCGCGGCTTTAAATCCCCGAACAATCGAGCCCGGTTTCCGGCTCATCCTTCGCGACAGAGGGCTGGGCCAACGGCGGCTGTTCGGGTCCCCGAAATTCATGCGCGTCTGGCGACGGACGTTGGACATTCAAACGATGGCAGTCAGCCCGTTCAAGTTCTTGCAGGAAGTGCGCTCGGAGACCGCCAAGGTCACCTGGCCGACCCGTCGTGAGACCACGATCACCACCATCATGGTGTTCGTGATGGTCGCCGTGGCCTCGGTCTTCTTCTTCGCCGCCGACCAGATCATCCGCTACCTCATCACCTTCCTCTTGGGCATTCACTGATGGCAACAGCAACCGCTCAATTGACCGACAAGCGCTGGTACATCGTCCACGCCTATTCGAACTTCGAGAAGAAGGTCGCCGAATCGATCCGCGAGCAGGCCAAGCAGCGCGGGCTCGAGGAGCTGTTCGAGCTGGTGCTGGTTCCGACCGAGAAGGTCACGGAAGTGCGCCGCGGCCGCAAGATCGACGCCGAGCGCAAGTTCTTCCCGGGCTACGTGCTGGTGAAGATGAAGCTGACCGACGAGGCGTTTCATCTGATCAAGAACACCCCGAAGGTCACGGGCTTCCTCGGCGCGGAAAACAAGCCGATGCCGATCTCGGAAGCCGAGGCCATGCGCATCCTGCACCAGGTGCAGGAGGGCGTGGAACGGCCGAAGGCGTCGGTGTCGTTCGAGATCGGCGAGAACGTGCGCGTGGCCGATGGCCCGTTCGCCTCGTTCTCGGGTGTGGTCGAGGAAATCGACGAGGCCCGCTCGCGCGTGAAGGTCGCGGTGTCGATCTTCGGCCGCGCAACGCCGGTCGAGCTGGAATTCGGTCAGGTCGAGAAGGTCTGACCGGACGAGGCGTGAGGCTTTTGGGCCTCACGTAACAAGAGGCCGTGGGAGGACGAGGGCGGTTGCCAGCCGCTCAAGATCCCGACCACGAACCTGAAACCGCCGGCCCTGCCGGCACAACAGGAGTGATACATGGCAAAGAAAGTGACCGGATACCTGAAGCTTCAGGTCCCGGCCGGTGCGGCGAATCCTTCGCCCCCGATCGGTCCCGCGCTCGGTCAGCGCGGTCTC
This is a stretch of genomic DNA from Bradyrhizobium sp. CB2312. It encodes these proteins:
- a CDS encoding SDR family oxidoreductase, with the protein product MGRLQGKSVIITGAGSGIGRAAALLFTKEGAKLIAVDRTEAVKETVDEVKKAGGIAEAMVADAGSEKDVIAVIDKAVKTHGRLDVIWANAGVSGGLVPLAEQTVEHWQEILRVNLIGPFLAVKYAMPHMVKQQSGAIVLTASVAGLKAGASGHPYAASKAGVISLVQTTAYSLTGTGVRINAVCPGLIETGMTKPIFDRAKERGTQDKIGQLNPLKRPGQPHELAAMGLFLASDEASYVNGQAFPVDGGLTASMPYTGKPV
- a CDS encoding histidine phosphatase family protein, whose translation is MAAADKPKVVTTRWWWVRHAPVRNDGGNIYGQSDIACDTSDTYVFNAVAKVLPRSAVWYSSNLMRTHQTAEAIWEAGYPRPASMKWEADLAEQNLGRWQGMNRAEFIASRPVGTSWFADINEPAPGGESFMDLYNRTRRTVERINNEAAGQDVIAVAHGGTIKAAIGLALEGQVERALAFDIDNVSITRLDYFSSPERSVWRLPMVNQQPWIADDAHAEMHQPAGPEVKKLA
- a CDS encoding SDR family oxidoreductase translates to MTLFDMKGKVAVITGSTRGIGLAIAERMAEHGAKVVISSRKADVCEQVAKDINDKLGKGTAVAIAANISSKENLQNLVDESNRAFGKIDVLVCNAASNPYYGPLAGISDDQFRKILDNNIVANNWLISMVVPQMIERKDGSVIIVSSIGGLKGSTILGAYAISKAADMQLARNLACEYGKHNIRVNCIAPGLIKTDFAKALWDNPENLKASTSRSPLLRIGIPDEIAGAAVFLGSKAGDFMTGQTMVIDGGATIS
- a CDS encoding serine hydrolase domain-containing protein, whose translation is MTATAAARPSTAPKTPPLPEAKPETLGLSRPRLQAMSDAFKREIDKGTVPGVTVLVARGGQVGWFEALGKQSPAGSAPMALDSIFRIFSMTKPIVSVGIMMLVEDGHLLLSDPVAKFIPEFANQKVGVVSGGKLELVPPRRPMMVQDLLRHTSGLTYEHQGDGPVHKLYQESRVRSRKITNAEHAALVASFPLVCHPGDEFNYSRSTDILGRIIEIISGKSLGAYLAERILAPLQMTETGFSTAETNAGRLAEAFAADPWTGDKVALFNMLEQPVMESGGGGLVSTTMDYARFALMLRNGGTLDGNRIIGRKTLELMASDHLGPHVVTNGTLLSPGHGFGLGFAVRREAGIAPFPGSVGQYFWSGIGGTFFWVDPKEDLLTVFMSQGPGQRDFTRTLVRDLVYAAVE
- the secE gene encoding preprotein translocase subunit SecE gives rise to the protein MAVSPFKFLQEVRSETAKVTWPTRRETTITTIMVFVMVAVASVFFFAADQIIRYLITFLLGIH
- the nusG gene encoding transcription termination/antitermination protein NusG; protein product: MATATAQLTDKRWYIVHAYSNFEKKVAESIREQAKQRGLEELFELVLVPTEKVTEVRRGRKIDAERKFFPGYVLVKMKLTDEAFHLIKNTPKVTGFLGAENKPMPISEAEAMRILHQVQEGVERPKASVSFEIGENVRVADGPFASFSGVVEEIDEARSRVKVAVSIFGRATPVELEFGQVEKV